The Arcobacter sp. LA11 genome includes a region encoding these proteins:
- a CDS encoding 4Fe-4S binding protein: protein MVDFIKRDKNDIYGMPILGFLFKNEKFLLVLKIAILLLFLYATIFGFLNPTNENVFTTGLFWGLFWPFFMVLSLSTLGRVFCGICPHGFIGKYITKIGLKKKIPKSLANPFIGLLLVFIGWWFVYYMFPGIYKTPMATAIVFTVLTILAIVFYLLYDEMAYCKSVCPISALTRAFSKVGFTWLGTYKSACNECKIFECATACPYALKPFTFDKKNSMGDCTLCMDCSSACEAVSFKVKKPSFSLFNKFKAQKSEVWAFILITAAISITMGFHHSLGRSAIVEEFIWTRTARFFESFMSFGPIDSIGLFAFLYSVAIVLFLSVVGMFVASKIMNVTYEKTMYTLGFAFAPLFIVGGLSHMGEFFFYHYASNTVNAFIQAFYLDVAYMEPLATRRDSWVHVFRVFNHIAYIWAFIIMIKRFKLIDSKPILKVFAFPFASALIIFYMGLNFYTGYVFKTYGAMKRGHNHANHSTLNIVIDRNNYKIG, encoded by the coding sequence ATGGTAGATTTTATCAAAAGAGATAAAAATGATATTTATGGAATGCCTATATTAGGATTTTTATTTAAAAATGAAAAGTTTCTTTTAGTATTAAAAATAGCAATTTTATTGCTATTTTTATATGCAACGATTTTTGGTTTTTTAAATCCAACAAATGAAAATGTTTTTACAACAGGACTTTTTTGGGGTCTGTTTTGGCCTTTCTTTATGGTTTTAAGTTTATCAACTTTAGGTAGAGTATTTTGTGGAATCTGTCCTCATGGATTTATTGGAAAGTATATTACAAAAATTGGATTAAAAAAGAAAATACCAAAATCTTTGGCTAATCCTTTTATTGGTTTATTGTTAGTATTTATTGGTTGGTGGTTTGTTTATTATATGTTCCCTGGAATTTATAAAACACCAATGGCTACGGCTATTGTTTTTACTGTATTAACTATTTTAGCAATAGTATTTTACCTTTTATATGATGAAATGGCATATTGTAAATCTGTTTGTCCTATTAGTGCTTTAACAAGGGCTTTTTCAAAGGTTGGATTTACTTGGCTTGGTACTTATAAAAGTGCATGTAATGAGTGTAAAATATTTGAATGTGCTACTGCTTGTCCTTATGCATTAAAGCCATTTACTTTTGATAAAAAAAATTCAATGGGTGATTGTACTTTATGTATGGATTGTAGTTCTGCTTGTGAGGCTGTAAGCTTTAAAGTAAAAAAACCTTCTTTCTCTTTATTTAATAAATTTAAAGCTCAAAAATCAGAAGTGTGGGCTTTTATATTAATTACAGCTGCTATTTCTATTACTATGGGATTTCACCACTCTTTAGGAAGAAGTGCAATAGTTGAAGAGTTTATTTGGACTAGAACAGCTAGATTTTTTGAAAGTTTTATGAGTTTTGGACCTATTGATTCAATTGGGTTATTTGCTTTTCTTTATTCTGTTGCAATTGTTCTGTTTTTGTCAGTTGTAGGAATGTTTGTTGCTTCAAAAATTATGAATGTTACTTATGAAAAAACTATGTATACATTAGGTTTTGCTTTTGCACCACTGTTTATTGTTGGTGGATTATCTCATATGGGTGAATTTTTCTTTTATCATTATGCTTCTAATACCGTAAATGCCTTTATTCAGGCATTTTATTTAGATGTAGCATATATGGAACCACTTGCTACAAGAAGAGATTCTTGGGTCCATGTTTTTAGAGTATTTAATCATATTGCATATATTTGGGCATTTATTATTATGATAAAAAGATTTAAACTTATTGATAGTAAGCCTATCTTAAAAGTTTTTGCATTTCCTTTTGCTTCAGCTCTAATCATATTTTACATGGGATTAAATTTTTATACAGGATATGTATTTAAAACTTATGGTGCAATGAAAAGAGGACATAACCATGCTAATCATAGTACTTTGAATATTGTGATAGATAGAAATAATTATAAAATAGGATAA
- a CDS encoding TonB-dependent receptor — MKLRFSIFASLVLCSTLAANDVIEIDKMSVTATKVQRATKEVTESIAVVDKREIEDKNIINISEAINTVPGVNVESSTNSSSPRLIIRGAGLKARYGVREIMIIKDGVPMTDPDSFTRFDFIDMQDVESIEVQKGPGSIQAVNSTGGVIQLITKSVFDDSENRIKFGVGTYGSRQSNFRFTQALDDANYLSLNASTTRNDNSWRKNNDISSIQTSLKYGHIFEDESTFGSELSYTKSDMQLPASMTDTEFKEFRESGKQGDTSSSWQNNARNSKILFLNAKYEKTVGNITYKPRVYFNTWEHFHPVTAMINDSQDNKVFGTDLELNYDHKLFSNDAILVAGITAKQDRTNDSKKYTYADFNTVGMGRTSISETLSDEKGDLANIEDSKATLYGIYAQESFRPLEKMLVDLSLRVDKVKFDVDGNELLEYNWSGFGGPTYKTGDGEYEITESYTLVSPKIGFSYELNDSINFYASIASANQAPTDNELKTNRVEDKGSLEKTKSINYEIGLKSRTKDYSYDIAIYQNDVKDEITATKQGYTTFYQNAGETRKRGFEFNGQYNLNQNLSLGASYTYSNFKFKEFMEDGTYDRGGNYLPYIPKHQYSIYANFKYKGFKSRVQGRTWGSYYMDNANSEKYSGYDFVTDIMLGYEHKNHNFQLNVNNVFDKHYAMSAQKDLDGDVTYKAAAPRTAMFTYTYKF, encoded by the coding sequence ATGAAGTTAAGATTTTCTATTTTTGCATCACTTGTTTTGTGTTCTACATTAGCTGCAAATGATGTTATAGAAATTGATAAGATGTCAGTTACTGCAACAAAAGTACAAAGAGCTACAAAAGAGGTTACAGAAAGTATTGCTGTTGTTGATAAAAGAGAAATTGAAGATAAAAATATTATAAATATTTCTGAAGCTATAAATACAGTTCCTGGTGTAAATGTAGAAAGTTCTACAAATAGTTCAAGCCCTAGATTAATAATTAGGGGGGCAGGGTTAAAAGCACGTTATGGTGTACGTGAAATTATGATTATAAAAGATGGTGTTCCTATGACAGACCCTGATTCTTTTACAAGATTTGATTTTATTGATATGCAAGATGTTGAGTCAATCGAAGTACAAAAGGGTCCCGGTTCTATTCAAGCTGTAAATAGTACAGGTGGGGTAATTCAACTTATTACAAAATCAGTTTTTGATGATAGTGAAAATAGAATCAAATTTGGAGTTGGTACTTATGGTAGTAGACAATCAAATTTTAGATTTACACAAGCTCTTGATGATGCAAATTATCTTTCTTTAAATGCAAGTACAACAAGAAATGATAACAGCTGGCGTAAGAATAATGATATATCTTCTATTCAAACAAGTTTAAAATATGGTCATATTTTTGAAGATGAATCGACTTTTGGAAGTGAACTTTCATATACAAAGTCTGATATGCAACTTCCAGCTTCTATGACAGATACTGAGTTTAAAGAATTTAGAGAATCAGGAAAGCAAGGTGATACAAGTTCTTCTTGGCAAAATAATGCGAGAAATTCAAAAATTTTATTTTTAAATGCAAAGTATGAAAAGACAGTTGGTAATATAACATATAAACCAAGAGTTTATTTTAATACTTGGGAACATTTTCATCCTGTAACGGCAATGATTAATGATAGTCAAGATAATAAAGTATTTGGTACTGATTTAGAATTAAATTATGACCATAAACTTTTTTCAAATGATGCAATTTTAGTTGCAGGAATTACCGCAAAACAAGATAGAACTAATGATTCTAAAAAATATACTTATGCAGATTTTAATACCGTAGGTATGGGAAGAACATCTATTTCTGAAACACTATCTGATGAAAAAGGTGATTTAGCAAATATTGAAGATTCTAAAGCGACATTATATGGTATTTATGCACAAGAGAGTTTTCGTCCTTTAGAAAAAATGCTTGTTGATTTATCTCTAAGAGTTGATAAAGTTAAATTTGATGTTGATGGTAATGAACTTTTAGAGTATAACTGGAGTGGATTTGGTGGACCAACATATAAAACTGGTGATGGTGAATATGAGATTACTGAATCATACACTTTAGTTTCTCCAAAGATTGGTTTCTCTTATGAGTTAAATGATTCTATAAACTTTTATGCTTCAATTGCAAGTGCCAATCAAGCACCTACAGATAATGAATTAAAAACAAATAGGGTAGAAGATAAAGGTTCTTTAGAAAAAACAAAGAGTATTAATTATGAAATTGGATTAAAATCTAGAACAAAAGATTATTCATATGATATTGCTATTTATCAAAATGATGTAAAAGATGAAATTACGGCAACTAAACAAGGCTATACAACTTTTTATCAAAATGCAGGAGAAACAAGAAAAAGAGGATTTGAGTTTAACGGTCAATATAATTTAAATCAAAATCTGTCTCTTGGCGCTTCATATACATATAGTAATTTTAAATTTAAAGAGTTTATGGAAGATGGAACTTATGATAGAGGTGGGAATTATTTACCATATATTCCAAAACATCAGTATTCAATATATGCCAACTTTAAATATAAAGGTTTCAAATCAAGAGTTCAAGGAAGAACTTGGGGAAGCTATTATATGGATAATGCAAATAGTGAAAAATATAGTGGATATGATTTTGTAACAGACATCATGCTTGGTTATGAACATAAAAATCATAATTTTCAGTTAAATGTAAACAATGTATTTGATAAACATTATGCAATGTCTGCACAAAAAGATTTAGATGGTGATGTAACTTATAAAGCAGCAGCTCCAAGAACTGCTATGTTTACTTACACATATAAGTTTTAG
- a CDS encoding NfeD family protein has protein sequence MLLDIIDPYLLLGIGVVLIGLEAIITSFILIWFGLGFLIVALISMGYEFSDGIWQLGAVAIISLVFIVLLRKKVLEKFLSSDENITDNFLEEGGIGEIKNSKVFFKGTYWEIDSSLNNNEFEENEKVTVIKTYKNSAKIEKK, from the coding sequence ATGCTTCTTGATATAATTGATCCATATTTATTACTTGGAATAGGGGTTGTATTAATAGGTCTTGAAGCTATTATTACCTCTTTTATTTTAATATGGTTTGGCTTAGGTTTTTTAATTGTTGCACTAATAAGTATGGGATATGAGTTTTCTGATGGTATTTGGCAATTAGGAGCTGTTGCAATTATATCTTTGGTATTTATTGTGCTTTTAAGAAAAAAAGTTTTAGAAAAGTTCTTATCTTCTGATGAAAATATTACTGATAATTTTTTAGAAGAGGGGGGAATTGGTGAAATCAAAAACTCAAAAGTTTTTTTCAAAGGTACTTATTGGGAAATTGATTCTTCTTTGAACAATAATGAATTTGAAGAAAACGAAAAAGTAACAGTAATAAAAACTTACAAAAATTCTGCAAAAATAGAAAAAAAATAA
- a CDS encoding SPFH domain-containing protein — MDTTLILPIAIVIFAIIIIAKGVRIVPQSDLFVIERLGKFNTVLHGGFHVIIPIVDSVRSILTSREQLVDIEKQSVITKDNVNISIDGIVFCKVDDAREATYNVVNFKNAIANLAMTTLRSEIGGMDLDDTLSNRESLNAKLQTELGSAASNWGIKVTRVEISDISVPAEIERAMNMQMEAEREKRAIETKARADKEAVIRSAEAYKQEEVLKAEAIERMADAKRYEQEQIAAGQKEAMNLINESMAQTPKAAEFLLAKDRVAAFKALAESESNDKMILPYDVTQMIGSTSVLGDAFFKGVSNESTNNAS; from the coding sequence ATGGATACAACACTGATATTGCCTATTGCAATTGTTATTTTTGCGATAATTATTATTGCTAAAGGTGTAAGGATAGTTCCCCAATCAGATTTATTTGTAATTGAGAGACTAGGAAAATTTAATACTGTACTTCATGGTGGATTTCATGTAATTATTCCAATTGTAGATTCTGTTAGAAGTATATTAACTTCAAGAGAACAGCTTGTAGATATAGAGAAACAATCAGTTATTACTAAAGATAATGTAAATATTTCAATTGATGGGATTGTTTTTTGTAAAGTTGATGATGCAAGAGAAGCTACATATAATGTAGTTAACTTTAAAAATGCAATTGCAAATTTAGCAATGACAACTTTAAGATCTGAAATTGGAGGAATGGATTTAGATGATACTTTATCAAATAGAGAATCATTAAATGCAAAACTTCAAACTGAACTTGGTAGTGCAGCTTCTAACTGGGGTATAAAAGTTACAAGAGTAGAAATTTCTGATATTTCAGTTCCTGCTGAGATTGAAAGAGCTATGAATATGCAAATGGAAGCAGAAAGAGAAAAAAGAGCTATTGAAACAAAAGCAAGAGCTGATAAAGAAGCTGTAATTAGAAGTGCTGAAGCATATAAACAAGAAGAAGTATTAAAAGCTGAAGCAATTGAAAGAATGGCAGATGCAAAAAGATATGAACAAGAACAAATTGCAGCAGGTCAAAAAGAGGCTATGAATCTTATCAATGAATCTATGGCACAAACTCCAAAAGCTGCAGAATTCTTACTTGCAAAAGATAGAGTTGCCGCATTTAAAGCACTGGCGGAAAGCGAATCAAATGATAAAATGATTTTACCTTATGATGTAACTCAAATGATTGGAAGCACAAGTGTCTTAGGAGATGCATTTTTCAAAGGTGTAAGTAACGAAAGTACAAACAATGCTTCTTGA
- a CDS encoding HAMP domain-containing sensor histidine kinase, translating into MNYKKKNFIITNSIIIVFVLLLSLLLNYYVTNLFGFNKDTFVPITIAILVFGLVLYLGLSKTIFEPLFKSDENLQKTVKETLHELNIPISTIKLNTQMLEKKLTDEKELKRLNRIKLASNELLKLYENMEYQIKKEIDRVDVTSFDLKELILKSIEKFEDIKRDIKIDVEIENIQLLTDINGFEKMVDNLISNALKYNIKENGFIKIKFEDNVLTIFNTGKEIDTKNLFIIFDEYFQEDSSKNGFGLGLKIVKEFCDKSKIGIKIEPSSNGNKFILNLKNIIANR; encoded by the coding sequence TTGAATTATAAAAAAAAGAATTTTATAATAACAAATTCAATAATCATTGTTTTTGTTTTATTATTGTCTTTACTTTTAAATTATTATGTAACTAATCTTTTTGGGTTTAATAAAGATACTTTTGTTCCTATTACTATTGCAATACTTGTTTTTGGACTTGTTCTATATTTAGGGCTTAGTAAAACAATTTTTGAACCACTTTTTAAAAGTGATGAAAATTTACAAAAGACAGTAAAAGAAACACTACATGAATTGAATATTCCAATATCTACAATAAAACTTAATACTCAAATGTTAGAAAAAAAACTAACAGATGAAAAAGAATTAAAAAGATTAAATCGTATAAAACTAGCATCCAATGAACTTTTAAAACTTTATGAGAATATGGAATATCAAATTAAAAAAGAGATAGATCGTGTTGATGTTACAAGTTTTGATTTGAAAGAGCTGATTTTAAAAAGTATAGAGAAATTTGAAGATATAAAAAGAGATATTAAAATAGACGTTGAAATTGAAAATATACAACTGCTTACTGATATAAATGGCTTTGAGAAAATGGTTGATAACCTTATATCAAATGCTTTAAAGTATAATATAAAAGAGAATGGTTTTATAAAAATAAAATTTGAAGATAATGTATTAACAATTTTTAACACAGGAAAAGAGATAGATACAAAAAATCTATTTATAATTTTTGATGAATACTTTCAAGAAGATTCTTCAAAAAATGGTTTTGGATTAGGTTTAAAAATAGTAAAAGAGTTTTGCGATAAAAGTAAAATTGGAATAAAGATTGAACCAAGTTCAAATGGAAATAAGTTTATTTTAAATCTGAAAAATATTATTGCTAATAGATAA